The Coriobacteriia bacterium region GAGTTCGCGGCGGTCATGGGGCCGTCGGGCTCGGGCAAGTCCACGCTCATGCACATCCTCGGCTGTCTCGACACGCCCACCGAAGGCCAGTACTTCCTCGCGGGACGCGATGTGGCCACGCTTGATGACTACGAGCTGGCCGAGGTCCGGCGTGAGACCGTGGGGTTCGTCTTCCAGGCGTTCAACTTGCTGCCGAGGTCATCGGTCATGCGCAACGTGGTGATGCCGATGATCTACACTCGCGTGCCGCGCGACGAGCGGGAGGACCGGGCGGCGGCGGCGCTCCGGGCGGTGTCGCTCGACGAGAAGCTCTGGACGCACCGCTCCAACGAACTGTCCGGCGGGCAGATGCAGCGCGTGGCGATCGCGCGGTCGCTCGTGAACGACCCGTCGCTCATCCTCGCCGACGAACCCACCGGCAACCTCGACACAGTTACCGGCGATGCGGTGATGGAGCTCTTCGCGCGCCTGAACGACGAAGGCCGGACGATCCTGCTCATCACGCACGAGCCGGATATCGCCGGGAAGACGAAGCGCGTGGTGCGCATCACCGACGGCGTCATCATAGAGGACGCCTCCACGGCGTCGGCGCACGTCCCGCGCTACGGCGACGGGGCCGGTGAGCCCTCATGAGCTTCGCCGACCTCATCGCCGAGACGATCAACTCGCTCACCTCGAACAAGGTGCGCAGCGGCCTCACCATCCTCGGCATCGTCGTGGGCATCGCCTCGGTCATCGCCATGGTCGCCATCGGCGAAGGCTCGAAGGCCTCGATTGAAAGCAGCATCCAGGCGGCCGGCTCGAACATGCTCACCATCTCGCCCTCGGCAGGCGGGCAGATCGGTGCAGGCGCGCGGTCGTTCGGCACGAGCGTCGACTCGCTCACGCGCGAGGATGCCGAGGCGCTGTCCGGCCTCGAACTCGTAGGCGACGTAGCGCCCTCGTCTTCAGGTCAGGCGCAGCTGGTGGCCGGTGAGGCGAACTCGAGCACGACCGTCTACGGCGTGACCCCCGAGTACGCCACCGTCAAGGGCCTCACGGTCACGACCGGCTCGTTCATCTCCACGCGAGACGACGAGAAGAACGCGCAGGTGGTGGTGCTCGGCGCCACGCTCGCCGAGGACCTCTTTGGTGAAGGCG contains the following coding sequences:
- a CDS encoding ABC transporter ATP-binding protein, which gives rise to MATHVLETPKRPPVIDARDLVKIYDAADAETRALRGVSLSIEEGEFAAVMGPSGSGKSTLMHILGCLDTPTEGQYFLAGRDVATLDDYELAEVRRETVGFVFQAFNLLPRSSVMRNVVMPMIYTRVPRDEREDRAAAALRAVSLDEKLWTHRSNELSGGQMQRVAIARSLVNDPSLILADEPTGNLDTVTGDAVMELFARLNDEGRTILLITHEPDIAGKTKRVVRITDGVIIEDASTASAHVPRYGDGAGEPS